In the genome of Deltaproteobacteria bacterium, one region contains:
- the coaE gene encoding dephospho-CoA kinase (Dephospho-CoA kinase (CoaE) performs the final step in coenzyme A biosynthesis.) yields the protein MKVVGLTGGIGTGKSTVAKIFESLGALVIDSDKIAKEYLSIGRNGYTEVIKRYGQGILDRHNEIDRYGLARTILKNDEEKKWLEQLIHPYVFKEIRSVIERYKDREGVIIIDVPLLYETGAENWLKPVIVVACNQDIQIKRIHHRNEELTYKDIADRIHAQMPIEDKLKRADFVIDNSGDFAETALTVNKIWKVINQREAL from the coding sequence ATGAAGGTTGTTGGACTTACAGGTGGGATTGGAACCGGAAAGTCAACCGTTGCAAAGATATTTGAATCACTTGGCGCATTGGTTATTGATTCAGATAAGATCGCCAAGGAGTATCTGTCCATTGGCCGGAATGGATACACCGAGGTTATAAAGAGATACGGGCAAGGTATACTCGATAGACATAATGAAATTGACAGATACGGACTTGCAAGGACTATTTTAAAGAACGATGAAGAAAAAAAATGGCTTGAGCAATTAATCCATCCTTATGTATTCAAAGAGATCAGGTCAGTAATAGAAAGATATAAAGACAGGGAAGGTGTTATTATAATTGATGTACCGCTGTTATATGAAACGGGAGCAGAAAACTGGTTAAAACCTGTTATTGTTGTTGCGTGTAATCAGGATATTCAAATAAAACGTATTCATCATAGGAATGAAGAACTTACATACAAGGATATCGCCGATCGTATACACGCACAGATGCCTATTGAAGATAAGTTAAAACGGGCTGACTTTGTTATAGACAATTCAGGTGATTTTGCTGAAACAGCACTTACGGTCAACAAGATATGGAAGGTTATTAATCAAAGAGAAGCTTTATGA